A single window of Nasonia vitripennis strain AsymCx chromosome 4, Nvit_psr_1.1, whole genome shotgun sequence DNA harbors:
- the LOC116417194 gene encoding uncharacterized protein LOC116417194 isoform X1, giving the protein MSTDKIFYACLRYVDDKWKYYYAPVSSIFDKRHDKMHIRPKNLDDFDPKHRYQVLWNFENTSLDESNFISNEFYETFIICLAETKKDAQIKGETKTKRLIMPKKLSSTDSSESVCDDEDDKVHKSQCTKKFKQQILINSRTTINQENEEAFMSSSNTINGKLNLEPKVLINRIQKENRSCYASKKEHPECAVKFLKEFKPKLYRMYKKKGFDLESVIPERYRKYQMLRYDKMWIICR; this is encoded by the exons ATGTCTAcagacaaaattttttatgcatGTCTACGCTATGTAGACGATAAGTGGAAGTATTATTATGCACCAGTGTCTTCAATTTTTGATAAACGTCATGATAAGATGCATATTCGACCAAAGAATTTAGATGATTTTGATCCAAAGCATAGATATCAAGTCTTgtggaattttgaaaatactagTCTTGATGAAAGTAACTTTATTTCAAACGAATTTTATGAAACATTTATAATATGTTTAGCAG aaacaaaaaaagatgCTCAAATCAAGGgcgaaacaaaaacaaaacgaCTTATAATGCCAAAAAAATTGTCTTCAACTGATTCTAGTGAAAGCGTATGTGACGATGAGGATGATAAGGTGCATAAATCT CAGTGtactaaaaaatttaaacagcAGATTCTAATAAACAGTAGAACAACAATAAATCAAGAGAATGAAGAAGCTTTCATGTCTTCATCAAATACTATTAacggaaaattaaatttagaaCCAAAAGTATTAATAAACAGgatacaaaaagaaaataggaGTTGTTATGCGTCCAAAAAAG AACATCCTGAATGTGcagtgaaatttttaaaagagtTTAAGCCAAAGTTATATCGCATGTATAAAAAGAAAGGTTTCGACTTAGAATCAGTAATTCCAGAAAGATACCgaaaatatcaaatgttaagaTACGATAAG ATGTGGATTATCTGTCGGTAA
- the LOC116417194 gene encoding uncharacterized protein LOC116417194 isoform X2 codes for MSTDKIFYACLRYVDDKWKYYYAPVSSIFDKRHDKMHIRPKNLDDFDPKHRYQVLWNFENTSLDESNFISNEFYETFIICLAETKKDAQIKGETKTKRLIMPKKLSSTDSSESVCDDEDDKVHKSQCTKKFKQQILINSRTTINQENEEAFMSSSNTINGKLNLEPKVLINRIQKENRSCYASKKDLFKKKKD; via the exons ATGTCTAcagacaaaattttttatgcatGTCTACGCTATGTAGACGATAAGTGGAAGTATTATTATGCACCAGTGTCTTCAATTTTTGATAAACGTCATGATAAGATGCATATTCGACCAAAGAATTTAGATGATTTTGATCCAAAGCATAGATATCAAGTCTTgtggaattttgaaaatactagTCTTGATGAAAGTAACTTTATTTCAAACGAATTTTATGAAACATTTATAATATGTTTAGCAG aaacaaaaaaagatgCTCAAATCAAGGgcgaaacaaaaacaaaacgaCTTATAATGCCAAAAAAATTGTCTTCAACTGATTCTAGTGAAAGCGTATGTGACGATGAGGATGATAAGGTGCATAAATCT CAGTGtactaaaaaatttaaacagcAGATTCTAATAAACAGTAGAACAACAATAAATCAAGAGAATGAAGAAGCTTTCATGTCTTCATCAAATACTATTAacggaaaattaaatttagaaCCAAAAGTATTAATAAACAGgatacaaaaagaaaataggaGTTGTTATGCGTCCAAAAAAG atttattcaagaaaaaaaaagactga
- the LOC107981885 gene encoding uncharacterized protein LOC107981885 translates to MSEKRYKFLVSPKIGRQNWILWGNPNIRCNKTITFKNSYLSLPHCSVFEYCTCEDPADDIDRHFNLRPVTSDVANNKIVTGVKIVKDQNLFHIQIKQGELSNGFVNTSSIAWKPLEKYSPLDIGYERGVDFYTVESRSKTVCLDDLDANKSANKSNYLLTGLRFAVGPRTVFLRGKFNWDLERYLKLEIQLTPYDPETGYLIAENSTWISNINKPAKYSNGPFDWMDAEYDNYYITNRCIRISRSEDSLDFGQATVPLIDIQEITTDPVIPLSGAGLYYKSKQLYSHNDVKYELLRYGGYFGLRLFTHDISEIYT, encoded by the exons ATGAGCGAAAAACGATACAAATTCCTTGTAAGTCCTAAAATTGGAAGACAAAATTGGATATTATGGGGAAACCCCAATATTCGCTGCAACAAAACAATTACCTTTAAAAATAGTTACTTATCTCTTCCTCATTGCAGTGTTTTTGAATATTGCACATGCGAAGATCCAGCTGACGACATCGATCGGCACTTTAACCTGAGACCGGTCACATCCGATGTGGCCAACAATAA AATCGTCACGGGAGTAAAAATTGTCAAGGATCAAAACTTGTTCCACATTCAAATCAAACAGGGCGAGCTGAGCAATGGTTTCGTGAACACGAGTTCCATAGCTTGGAAGCCTCTCGAAAAGTATAGCCCTTTGGATATCGGCTACGAAAGGGGTGTCGATTTCTATACGGTCGAAAGCCGCAGCAAAACCGTCTGTCTTGATGACCTGGATGCCAACAAATCAGCCAACAAGTCGAACTACCTTCTTACTGGTTTAAGGTTTGCCGTTGGTCCGCGAACGGTGTTTTTAAGAGGCAAATTTAATTGGGACCTGGAGAGATACCTGAAGTTAGAGATTCAGCTTACACCCTACGATCCTGAAACCGGATATCTCATCGCCGAAAATTCTACGTGGATTAGTAATATTAACAAGCCAGC AAAATATTCAAACGGTCCCTTCGATTGGATGGACGCTGAATATGATAACTATTATATAACTAACCGATGTATAAGAATATCAAGGTCAGAAGACAGTTTAGACTTCGGCCAAGCCACTGTTCCCTTGATTGACATtcaagaaattacgactgatcCTGTTATTCCTTTGTCAGGTGCCGGCTTATATTATAAGTCAAAACAATTGTATTCTCATAATGATGTAAAATATGAATTACTTCGATACGGCGGTTATTTTGGTCTGAGGCTCTTTACTCACGACATTTCAGAGATTTATACGTAA
- the LOC107981886 gene encoding uncharacterized protein LOC107981886 isoform X2, which translates to MLNASQNSALKPFGEFPNVYHALKSIMQRETTFCTTLPLSPQQQIYQFYTRIVLTNEVKFLTILEFAYGLMEVLEKQSYRLSITNAESGFLKRLSDNYLQVQSVASNMSHLITMCETKDPVRDSTYTDMRPIFQGKTVSPYKD; encoded by the exons ATGCTGAATGCTTCACAGAATTCCGCGCTCAAACCTTTTGGCGAATTTCCAAACGTTTATCACGCTTTGAAG AGTATCATGCAACGAGAAACAACATTTTGCACGACTTTACCTTTATCTCCTCAGCAGCAGATCTATCAATTTTACACTCGCATCGTCTTGACTAATGAAGTGAAATTTCTGACTATTCTTGAATTTGCATACGGATTGATGGAGGTGCTTGAAAAGC AAAGTTACAGACTGAGTATCACAAATGCAGAAAGTGGTTTCTTGAAACGATTATCCGACAATTATCTACAAGTCCAAAGTGTAGCTTCGAACATGTCACACCTAATAACAATGTGTGAAACCAAAGATCCTGTGAGAG ACTCTACCTACACCGACATGAGACCAATCTTCCAAGGTAAGACCGTATCACCGTACAAGGACTAG
- the LOC107981886 gene encoding uncharacterized protein LOC107981886 isoform X1, with product MLNASQNSALKPFGEFPNVYHALKSIMQRETTFCTTLPLSPQQQIYQFYTRIVLTNEVKFLTILEFAYGLMEVLEKQSYRLSITNAESGFLKRLSDNYLQVQSVASNMSHLITMCETKDPVRGWVQYCNENKNKNSRHFYIHIFWIYLRLYLHRHETNLPR from the exons ATGCTGAATGCTTCACAGAATTCCGCGCTCAAACCTTTTGGCGAATTTCCAAACGTTTATCACGCTTTGAAG AGTATCATGCAACGAGAAACAACATTTTGCACGACTTTACCTTTATCTCCTCAGCAGCAGATCTATCAATTTTACACTCGCATCGTCTTGACTAATGAAGTGAAATTTCTGACTATTCTTGAATTTGCATACGGATTGATGGAGGTGCTTGAAAAGC AAAGTTACAGACTGAGTATCACAAATGCAGAAAGTGGTTTCTTGAAACGATTATCCGACAATTATCTACAAGTCCAAAGTGTAGCTTCGAACATGTCACACCTAATAACAATGTGTGAAACCAAAGATCCTGTGAGAGGTTGGGTGCAATAttgtaatgaaaataaaaataaaaattcgcgTCACTTTTACATACACATATTTTGGATATATTTAAGACTCTACCTACACCGACATGAGACCAATCTTCCAAGGTAA